One window from the genome of Streptomyces sp. NBC_00287 encodes:
- the pgeF gene encoding peptidoglycan editing factor PgeF — protein sequence MIGQRDTVSGAHFAFTDRWGGVSAVPYEELNLGAAVDDDPDAVRTNRELAAKSLGLDADRVVWMNQVHGNDVMVVDRPWERPVPRVDAVVTAERGLALAVLTADCTPVLLADPVAGVVAAAHAGRPGMVAGVVPAALRAMMELGAEPSRIVARTGPAVCGRCYEVPEEMRAEVSAVEPAAYAETSWGTPAVDVTAGVHAQLDRLGVRDREQSPVCTRESGDHFSYRRDRTTGRLAGYVWLD from the coding sequence GTGATAGGACAGCGCGACACCGTGAGCGGCGCGCACTTCGCCTTCACCGACAGGTGGGGCGGGGTGAGCGCCGTTCCGTACGAGGAGCTCAACCTCGGCGCGGCGGTCGACGACGACCCCGACGCCGTACGAACCAATCGCGAGCTGGCCGCCAAGTCGCTCGGGCTCGACGCCGACCGGGTCGTCTGGATGAACCAGGTGCACGGCAACGACGTCATGGTCGTCGACCGGCCCTGGGAACGCCCGGTGCCACGGGTCGACGCGGTCGTCACCGCCGAGCGGGGTCTCGCCCTCGCCGTCCTCACCGCCGACTGCACACCCGTGCTGCTCGCCGACCCCGTCGCCGGCGTCGTCGCCGCGGCCCACGCGGGCCGGCCCGGAATGGTCGCCGGAGTCGTCCCCGCGGCGCTACGCGCGATGATGGAACTGGGCGCCGAGCCGTCCCGGATCGTCGCCCGCACCGGACCCGCCGTCTGCGGCCGGTGCTACGAGGTGCCGGAGGAGATGCGCGCCGAGGTGTCCGCCGTCGAGCCGGCGGCGTACGCCGAGACGAGCTGGGGTACACCGGCGGTCGATGTGACCGCCGGAGTGCACGCGCAGCTCGACCGGCTCGGGGTGCGCGACCGGGAGCAGTCGCCGGTGTGCACCCGGGAGTCGGGCGACCACTTCTCGTACCGCCGCGACCGGACCACGGGCCGGCTCGCGGGCTATGTCTGGCTGGACTGA
- the ftsZ gene encoding cell division protein FtsZ: protein MAAPQNYLAVIKVIGVGGGGVNAINRMIEVGLKGVEFIAINTDAQALLMSDADVKLDVGRELTRGLGAGANPAVGRKAAEDHREEIEEVLKGADMVFVTAGEGGGTGTGGAPVVANIARSLGALTIGVVTRPFTFEGRRRANQAEDGIAELREEVDTLIVIPNDRLLSISDRQVSVLDAFKSADQVLLSGVQGITDLITTPGLINLDFADVKSVMSEAGSALMGIGSARGDDRAVAAAEMAISSPLLEASIDGARGVLLSISGGSDLGLFEINEAAQLVSEAAHPEANIIFGAVIDDALGDEVRVTVIAAGFDGGQPPAKRDNILGSSSAKREEPTPVRQTESRPSFGSLGSVTPKEDPAPAPEPAADLPVAPPVPPSRSYSDSAAEELDVPDFLK, encoded by the coding sequence GTGGCAGCACCGCAGAACTACCTCGCAGTCATCAAAGTCATCGGTGTCGGCGGCGGTGGTGTCAATGCCATCAACCGGATGATCGAGGTCGGTCTCAAGGGCGTCGAGTTCATCGCCATCAACACTGACGCACAGGCGCTGTTGATGAGCGACGCCGACGTCAAGCTCGACGTCGGCCGTGAACTCACCCGCGGACTCGGCGCCGGAGCCAACCCGGCCGTCGGCCGCAAGGCCGCCGAGGACCACCGCGAGGAGATCGAGGAGGTCCTCAAGGGGGCCGACATGGTCTTCGTGACGGCCGGTGAAGGCGGCGGCACCGGCACCGGCGGCGCGCCCGTCGTGGCCAACATCGCCCGCTCGCTCGGTGCCCTCACCATCGGCGTGGTCACCCGCCCGTTCACCTTCGAGGGGCGGCGCCGCGCCAACCAGGCCGAGGACGGCATCGCCGAACTCCGCGAAGAGGTCGACACCCTCATCGTCATCCCGAACGACCGGCTGCTGTCCATCTCGGACCGCCAGGTCTCGGTGCTCGACGCCTTCAAGTCGGCCGACCAGGTCCTGCTCTCCGGTGTCCAGGGCATCACCGACCTCATCACCACGCCCGGTCTGATCAACCTCGACTTCGCCGACGTCAAGTCGGTCATGTCCGAGGCCGGTTCGGCCCTCATGGGCATCGGCTCGGCCCGCGGCGACGACCGCGCGGTGGCCGCGGCCGAGATGGCGATCTCCTCGCCGCTCCTCGAAGCCTCCATCGACGGCGCCCGGGGCGTACTGCTCTCCATCTCCGGCGGCTCGGACCTCGGCCTGTTCGAGATCAACGAGGCCGCCCAGCTGGTCAGCGAGGCCGCCCACCCCGAGGCCAACATCATCTTCGGCGCGGTCATCGACGACGCCCTCGGCGACGAGGTCCGGGTCACGGTGATCGCGGCCGGCTTCGACGGCGGCCAGCCGCCCGCCAAGCGGGACAACATCCTCGGCTCCTCCTCGGCCAAGCGCGAGGAGCCCACTCCGGTACGGCAGACCGAGAGCCGCCCGTCCTTCGGCTCGCTCGGCAGCGTCACGCCGAAGGAAGACCCGGCGCCCGCTCCCGAGCCGGCCGCCGACCTCCCGGTCGCCCCGCCGGTCCCGCCGTCCCGGTCCTACTCGGACAGCGCGGCCGAGGAGCTGGACGTGCCGGACTTCCTGAAGTGA
- the ftsQ gene encoding cell division protein FtsQ translates to MAGSTTAERGARQQESSGPPPARRLKPPRLRTIIILAVALVLLGAGGVWVLYGSSWLRVERVTVSGTRVLTPEQVREAAEVPVGSPLVSVDTDAIEARLRRKLPRIDVVDVGRSWPHGIGLKVTERTPVLIVQKGKNFIEVDDEGVRFATVSEAPKGVPALELTLSPSGSAAASLRRFGEDRLVREAVKVADAIPAAVARDTRSVKVRSYDYISLELADGRTVDWGSAEKGAAKARTLLALMKASPDARHFDVGVPTAPASSGS, encoded by the coding sequence GTGGCCGGATCGACGACCGCTGAACGCGGTGCACGCCAGCAGGAGTCGTCCGGCCCGCCCCCCGCCCGGCGGCTGAAGCCCCCGCGGCTTCGTACGATCATCATCCTCGCCGTCGCGCTCGTCCTTCTCGGGGCAGGCGGCGTCTGGGTGTTGTACGGGTCGAGCTGGCTGCGCGTGGAGCGTGTGACGGTGTCGGGGACCCGGGTGCTGACGCCCGAGCAGGTGCGTGAGGCCGCCGAGGTGCCGGTCGGATCGCCGTTGGTTTCCGTCGACACCGATGCCATCGAGGCGCGACTGAGGCGGAAACTGCCGCGAATTGACGTGGTGGACGTGGGCCGTTCCTGGCCGCATGGAATCGGGCTGAAAGTGACCGAGCGAACCCCGGTTCTGATTGTGCAAAAGGGCAAAAACTTCATCGAAGTGGACGATGAAGGTGTCCGATTCGCCACGGTTTCCGAGGCCCCGAAAGGCGTTCCCGCACTGGAATTGACGCTCTCCCCGTCCGGCTCCGCCGCCGCGAGCCTGCGCCGCTTCGGCGAGGACCGACTGGTGCGGGAGGCGGTCAAGGTCGCCGATGCCATTCCGGCCGCCGTCGCGCGGGACACCAGGAGCGTCAAGGTCCGTTCCTACGACTACATCTCACTGGAGTTGGCCGACGGCCGGACCGTCGACTGGGGCAGCGCCGAGAAGGGCGCGGCGAAGGCTCGCACACTCCTCGCTCTGATGAAAGCCTCGCCGGATGCCCGGCACTTCGACGTCGGCGTTCCCACCGCCCCTGCGTCATCGGGGAGTTGA
- the murG gene encoding undecaprenyldiphospho-muramoylpentapeptide beta-N-acetylglucosaminyltransferase, whose translation MHVVLAGGGTAGHIEPALALADALRRQDPTVGITALGTERGLETQLVPQRGYELALIPAVPLPRKPTPELITVPGRLRGTIKAAEQILERTKADAVVGFGGYVALPGYLAAKRLGVPIVIHEANARPGLANKIGSRYAARVAVSTPDSKLRDARYIGIPLRRSIATLDRAAMRPEARAMFGLDPNLPTLLVSGGSQGARRLNEVVQQVAPWLQQAGIQILHAVGPKNELPQVHQMPGMPPYIPVSYLDRMDLAYAAADMMLCRAGAMTVAELSAVGLPAAYVPLPIGNGEQRLNAQPVVKAGGGLLVDDAELTPQWVQQNVLPVLADPHRLYEMSRAAGEFGRRDADDLLVGMVYEAIASHRR comes from the coding sequence GTGCATGTCGTACTCGCCGGCGGAGGAACCGCGGGCCACATCGAGCCCGCGCTCGCCCTCGCGGACGCCCTGCGCAGGCAGGACCCGACCGTGGGGATCACGGCCCTGGGCACGGAGCGGGGCCTTGAGACCCAGCTCGTCCCGCAGCGCGGTTACGAGCTGGCGCTGATCCCGGCCGTGCCGCTGCCGCGCAAGCCGACCCCCGAGCTGATCACCGTCCCGGGCCGGCTGCGCGGCACGATCAAGGCCGCCGAGCAGATCCTGGAGCGCACCAAGGCGGACGCCGTCGTCGGCTTCGGCGGCTATGTGGCGCTGCCGGGCTACCTCGCCGCCAAGCGCCTCGGTGTGCCGATCGTGATCCACGAGGCCAACGCCCGCCCGGGCCTCGCCAACAAGATCGGCTCGCGGTACGCCGCCCGGGTCGCCGTCTCCACCCCGGACAGCAAGCTGCGGGACGCCCGCTACATCGGCATCCCGCTGCGCCGCTCCATCGCCACCCTGGACCGGGCCGCCATGCGTCCCGAGGCCCGCGCGATGTTCGGGCTCGACCCCAACCTGCCCACGCTGCTGGTCTCCGGCGGCTCCCAGGGCGCCCGCCGCCTCAACGAGGTCGTCCAGCAGGTCGCGCCCTGGCTGCAGCAGGCCGGCATCCAGATCCTGCACGCGGTCGGTCCGAAGAACGAACTGCCGCAGGTGCACCAGATGCCGGGAATGCCCCCATACATCCCGGTAAGTTACCTGGACCGGATGGACCTCGCGTACGCCGCGGCCGACATGATGCTCTGCCGCGCGGGCGCGATGACCGTCGCCGAACTCTCCGCCGTCGGACTCCCGGCCGCCTATGTCCCGCTGCCCATCGGCAACGGCGAACAGCGGCTGAACGCTCAGCCGGTGGTCAAGGCCGGCGGCGGACTGCTGGTCGACGACGCGGAACTCACCCCGCAGTGGGTGCAGCAGAACGTCCTGCCCGTGCTCGCCGACCCGCACCGGCTGTACGAGATGTCCCGCGCCGCAGGCGAGTTCGGCCGCCGGGACGCCGACGACCTGCTCGTCGGCATGGTGTACGAGGCGATCGCCTCGCACCGACGCTAG
- the ftsW gene encoding putative lipid II flippase FtsW: MSSSRTGRPPAQRAVRSPAAPRPPRENPLLRLYTRAKKAWDRPLTAYYLILGGSLLITVLGLVMVYSASQIKALQMSLPGSYFFRKQLLAALIGAGLLFAASRMPVKLHRALAYPIIAGAVFLMALVQVPGIGVSVNGNQNWISVGGPFLLQPSEFGKLALVLWGADLLARKQDKKLLTQWKHMLVPLVPVAFMLLGLIMLGGDMGTAIILTAILFGLLWLAGAPTRLFAGVLAVAALIGLILIKTSPNRMARLQCIGATDPGPGDTCWQAVHGIYALASGGIFGSGLGASVEKWGQLPEAHTDFIFAVTGEELGLAGTLSVLALFAALGYAGIRVAGRTEDPFVRYAAGGVTTWITAQAVINIGAVLGLLPIAGVPLPLFSYGGSALLPTMFAIGLLIAFARDEPAARAALSMRQPRFGRKRGAGGSAATREPRRWNTMRRRASVARSSGER, from the coding sequence ATGTCCAGTAGCCGTACGGGCCGCCCCCCGGCCCAGCGAGCCGTCCGCAGCCCCGCCGCTCCCCGGCCCCCGCGCGAGAATCCCCTGCTGCGGCTCTACACGCGCGCGAAGAAGGCCTGGGACCGGCCGCTGACCGCGTACTACCTGATCCTCGGCGGCAGTCTGCTGATCACGGTGCTGGGTCTGGTGATGGTCTACTCGGCCTCCCAGATCAAGGCGCTGCAGATGTCGCTGCCAGGCTCGTACTTCTTCCGCAAGCAGCTGCTGGCCGCGCTCATCGGCGCAGGGCTCCTGTTCGCCGCCTCCCGGATGCCGGTCAAGCTGCACCGGGCGCTGGCCTATCCGATCATCGCGGGCGCCGTCTTCCTGATGGCACTGGTGCAGGTGCCGGGGATAGGGGTCTCGGTCAACGGCAACCAGAACTGGATCTCCGTCGGCGGCCCCTTCCTGCTCCAGCCCAGCGAGTTCGGCAAGCTGGCGCTGGTGCTGTGGGGCGCGGATCTGCTGGCCCGCAAGCAGGACAAGAAGCTGCTGACCCAGTGGAAGCACATGCTGGTGCCGCTGGTCCCGGTCGCCTTCATGCTGCTCGGGCTGATCATGCTCGGCGGCGACATGGGTACGGCGATCATCCTGACGGCGATCCTGTTCGGCCTGCTCTGGCTGGCGGGAGCGCCGACCCGGCTGTTCGCCGGGGTGCTCGCGGTAGCCGCCCTGATCGGCCTGATCCTGATCAAGACCAGCCCGAACCGGATGGCCCGCCTGCAGTGCATCGGCGCCACCGACCCGGGCCCCGGTGACACCTGCTGGCAGGCGGTGCACGGGATCTACGCGCTCGCGTCCGGCGGAATCTTCGGATCCGGACTCGGTGCCAGCGTGGAGAAATGGGGGCAACTCCCCGAAGCCCACACCGACTTCATCTTCGCCGTCACCGGTGAGGAACTGGGCCTGGCGGGGACGCTGTCGGTGCTCGCCCTCTTCGCGGCTCTAGGCTATGCGGGTATCCGCGTGGCCGGACGCACGGAGGACCCCTTCGTGAGGTATGCCGCGGGAGGCGTGACCACCTGGATCACCGCTCAGGCAGTGATCAACATCGGTGCGGTGCTCGGTCTGCTGCCGATCGCCGGAGTCCCGCTCCCGCTGTTCTCCTACGGAGGGTCCGCCCTGCTGCCGACCATGTTCGCCATCGGGCTTCTGATCGCCTTCGCACGCGACGAGCCCGCTGCGCGGGCGGCGCTTTCGATGCGGCAACCCCGCTTTGGTAGAAAGCGGGGGGCTGGGGGCTCTGCTGCGACCAGGGAGCCTCGGAGATGGAACACGATGCGACGGCGTGCCTCGGTGGCGCGTTCGTCCGGAGAGCGGTGA
- the murD gene encoding UDP-N-acetylmuramoyl-L-alanine--D-glutamate ligase — protein MGSGKVTSSEPFDWQGKHVTVAGLGVSGIPAAKVLHGLGARVTVVNDGDDARAREQAAELEALGITVRLGDGATLPEGTELIVTAPGWKPDKPLFEAARAAGLEIWGDVELAWRLRGPDAPPWLAVTGTNGKTTTVQMLAAILKAAGLRTAAVGNIGVSLLDAVLGDEEYDVLAVELSSYQLHWAPSLRAHSAAVLNLAPDHLDWHGSMEAYAADKGRIYEGNRVACVYNVADKATEDLVREADVEEGCRAIGFTLGTPGPSQLGVVEGILVDRAFVENRQENAQELAEVSDVNPPAPHNIANALAAAALARAFGVPAKAVRDGLRAFTPDAHRIALVGDFDGVAYIDDSKATNTHAAEASLAAYESIVWIAGGLAKGATFDELVTKSAKRLRGVVLIGADRALIREALARHAPEVPVVDLDRTDTGAMLAAVQEARRLATAGDTVLLAPACASMDMFANYNKRGDAFAEAVRELGADA, from the coding sequence ATGGGCAGCGGAAAAGTGACCTCCTCGGAGCCTTTCGACTGGCAGGGCAAGCACGTCACCGTCGCCGGGCTCGGCGTCTCCGGCATCCCGGCGGCCAAGGTGCTGCACGGCCTGGGCGCGCGGGTCACCGTCGTCAACGACGGCGACGACGCACGCGCGCGTGAACAGGCCGCGGAACTGGAGGCGCTGGGCATCACCGTGCGTCTCGGCGACGGCGCGACCCTGCCCGAGGGCACCGAACTCATCGTCACCGCGCCCGGCTGGAAGCCGGACAAGCCGCTCTTCGAGGCGGCCCGCGCGGCCGGCCTGGAGATCTGGGGCGATGTCGAACTGGCCTGGCGCCTGCGCGGCCCCGACGCCCCGCCCTGGCTCGCCGTCACCGGCACCAACGGCAAGACGACGACCGTGCAGATGCTCGCCGCGATCCTGAAGGCGGCGGGCCTGCGCACGGCCGCCGTCGGCAACATCGGCGTCTCCCTGCTGGACGCGGTCCTCGGAGACGAGGAGTACGACGTCCTCGCCGTGGAGTTGTCCAGCTACCAGCTCCACTGGGCGCCCTCCCTGCGCGCCCACTCCGCCGCCGTCCTCAACCTCGCCCCCGACCACCTCGACTGGCACGGCTCCATGGAGGCGTACGCCGCCGACAAGGGCCGTATCTACGAGGGCAATCGCGTCGCCTGTGTCTACAACGTCGCCGACAAGGCGACCGAGGACCTGGTGCGCGAGGCGGACGTCGAGGAGGGCTGCCGGGCCATCGGCTTCACCCTGGGCACCCCGGGTCCCTCCCAACTCGGCGTCGTGGAGGGCATCCTGGTCGACCGCGCCTTCGTGGAGAACCGGCAGGAGAACGCCCAGGAGCTCGCCGAGGTCTCCGACGTCAACCCGCCGGCCCCGCACAACATCGCCAACGCCCTGGCGGCGGCGGCCCTCGCACGCGCCTTCGGGGTGCCCGCCAAGGCCGTACGCGACGGCCTCAGGGCCTTCACTCCGGACGCTCATCGCATCGCGCTGGTGGGGGACTTCGACGGGGTCGCCTACATCGACGACTCCAAGGCCACCAACACCCATGCGGCGGAAGCCTCGTTGGCGGCCTACGAGTCGATCGTGTGGATCGCGGGCGGCCTTGCGAAGGGCGCCACCTTCGACGAGCTGGTCACCAAGTCGGCAAAGCGACTTCGCGGGGTCGTCCTGATCGGCGCCGACCGGGCGCTGATCCGCGAAGCCCTCGCGCGACACGCCCCGGAAGTACCGGTCGTGGACCTCGACCGGACCGACACTGGGGCGATGCTCGCGGCTGTCCAGGAGGCCCGGCGGCTCGCCACCGCGGGCGACACGGTGCTGCTGGCCCCGGCCTGCGCCTCGATGGACATGTTCGCCAACTACAACAAGCGCGGCGACGCGTTCGCGGAGGCGGTCCGCGAACTCGGCGCCGACGCCTGA
- the mraY gene encoding phospho-N-acetylmuramoyl-pentapeptide-transferase gives MMKQILFAGVIGLFLTLIGTPLLIKLLARKGYGQYIRDDGPRTHGSKRGTPTMGGIAFILATVAAYFLSKLITGKPPTYSGVLVLGLMVGMGLVGFLDDYIKIVKRRSLGLRAKAKMAGQLLVGISFAVLALQFEDARGNTPASTKLSFITDFGWTIGPVLFVVWALFMILAMSNGVNLTDGLDGLATGASVLVFGAYTFIGVWQFQESCANAQILPSPNACYEVRDPLDLAVISAALMGACLGFLWWNTSPAKIFMGDTGSLALGGVLTGLAICSRTELLVAVMGGLFVLITMSVVIQVGSFRLTGKRVFRMAPLQHHFELKGWSEVLVVVRFWIIQGICVIVGLGLFYAGWAAEK, from the coding sequence ATGATGAAGCAGATCCTGTTCGCAGGAGTCATTGGCCTCTTCCTGACCCTGATCGGCACCCCGCTGCTGATCAAGCTCCTCGCGCGCAAGGGCTACGGCCAGTACATCCGCGACGACGGCCCGCGCACGCACGGCAGCAAGCGCGGTACGCCGACCATGGGCGGTATCGCCTTCATCCTGGCGACGGTTGCCGCGTACTTCCTGTCGAAGCTCATCACGGGCAAGCCGCCGACCTACTCCGGTGTGCTGGTGCTCGGCCTGATGGTCGGCATGGGCCTGGTCGGCTTCCTGGACGACTACATCAAGATCGTCAAGCGGCGTTCGCTGGGTCTGCGGGCCAAGGCGAAGATGGCCGGTCAGCTGCTCGTCGGTATCTCCTTCGCGGTGCTCGCGCTGCAGTTCGAGGACGCCCGCGGCAACACCCCGGCCTCCACGAAACTGTCGTTCATCACCGACTTCGGCTGGACGATCGGACCGGTGCTGTTCGTCGTCTGGGCGCTGTTCATGATCCTCGCGATGTCGAACGGCGTGAACCTGACGGACGGTCTGGACGGTCTGGCCACCGGCGCCTCCGTCCTCGTCTTCGGCGCCTACACCTTCATCGGCGTCTGGCAGTTCCAGGAGTCCTGTGCCAACGCGCAGATCCTGCCCAGCCCCAACGCCTGCTACGAAGTGCGTGATCCGCTCGATCTCGCCGTCATCTCCGCGGCGTTGATGGGCGCCTGCCTCGGCTTCCTGTGGTGGAACACGTCGCCGGCCAAGATCTTCATGGGCGACACCGGTTCGCTCGCGCTCGGCGGTGTCCTGACCGGCCTGGCCATCTGCTCCCGGACGGAGCTGCTGGTGGCCGTCATGGGCGGCCTGTTCGTCCTGATCACCATGTCGGTGGTCATCCAGGTCGGCTCCTTCCGGCTCACCGGGAAGCGCGTCTTCCGGATGGCGCCACTCCAGCACCACTTCGAACTCAAGGGCTGGTCCGAAGTCCTTGTGGTGGTCCGCTTCTGGATCATCCAGGGCATCTGTGTGATCGTCGGACTGGGCCTCTTCTACGCGGGATGGGCAGCGGAAAAGTGA
- a CDS encoding UDP-N-acetylmuramoyl-tripeptide--D-alanyl-D-alanine ligase, with product MIALSLAEIAEVVGGQTYDIPDPSVRVTGPVVRDSREVAPGSLFVAFVGERVDGHDFAAQVVEAGAAAVLASRPVGVPAIVVDDVQTALGALARHVVRKLGTPLVALTGSAGKTSTKDLIAQVLRRKAPTVFTPGSLNNEIGLPLTALSATEETKFLVLEMGARGIGHIRYLTELTPPNIGLVLNVGTAHIGEFGGREQIAQAKGELVEALPEDGAAILNADDPLVRSMASRTKAKVILFGESAEADVRAENVRLTDSGQPAFMLHTPSGASEVTMRLYGEHHVSNALAAAAVAHELGMSAEEIATALSEAGSLSRWRMEVTERPDGVTVVNDAYNANPESMRAALRALAAMGKGRRTWAVLGKMAELGDEALAEHDAVGRLAVRLNVSKLVAVGGREASWLQLGAYNEGSWGEESVHVSDAQAAVDLLRSELRPGDVVLVKASRSVGLESVAQALVETGAEGEVAAR from the coding sequence GTGATCGCCCTCTCTCTCGCCGAGATCGCTGAAGTCGTCGGCGGGCAGACGTACGACATACCGGATCCGTCGGTACGGGTCACCGGACCGGTTGTCCGGGACTCCCGTGAGGTGGCGCCCGGCAGCCTCTTCGTCGCCTTCGTCGGCGAGCGTGTCGACGGCCATGACTTCGCGGCGCAGGTCGTCGAGGCGGGCGCGGCGGCCGTGCTGGCCTCGCGGCCCGTCGGCGTGCCCGCGATCGTCGTGGACGACGTCCAGACGGCCCTCGGCGCCCTCGCCCGGCACGTCGTACGGAAGCTCGGCACCCCCCTCGTGGCGCTGACCGGCTCGGCGGGCAAGACCAGCACCAAGGACCTGATCGCCCAGGTGCTGCGGCGCAAGGCGCCGACGGTGTTCACGCCCGGCTCGCTCAACAACGAGATCGGGCTGCCGCTGACCGCCCTGTCCGCCACCGAGGAGACCAAGTTCCTCGTGCTGGAGATGGGCGCCCGGGGCATCGGCCACATCCGCTACCTCACCGAGCTCACGCCCCCGAACATCGGCCTCGTGCTCAACGTCGGCACCGCCCACATCGGCGAGTTCGGCGGCCGGGAGCAGATCGCGCAGGCCAAGGGTGAACTCGTAGAAGCGCTTCCGGAGGACGGGGCCGCGATTCTCAACGCGGACGACCCGTTGGTCCGGTCCATGGCCTCCCGTACCAAGGCGAAGGTGATCCTTTTCGGAGAGTCGGCCGAAGCGGACGTACGCGCCGAGAACGTGCGACTCACGGACAGCGGACAGCCTGCCTTCATGCTTCACACACCCTCCGGTGCAAGCGAAGTGACCATGCGCCTGTACGGTGAGCACCACGTGTCGAACGCGCTCGCCGCGGCCGCCGTCGCCCACGAGCTGGGCATGTCCGCGGAAGAGATCGCCACCGCGCTCTCCGAGGCGGGCTCCCTCTCCCGCTGGCGGATGGAGGTCACCGAGCGCCCGGACGGCGTGACGGTCGTCAACGACGCCTACAACGCGAACCCCGAGTCCATGCGAGCCGCCCTGCGCGCGCTCGCGGCAATGGGCAAGGGACGTCGTACGTGGGCGGTGCTCGGCAAGATGGCCGAGCTCGGGGACGAGGCGCTCGCCGAGCACGACGCGGTCGGACGGCTCGCCGTCCGGCTCAACGTCAGCAAGCTCGTCGCGGTCGGGGGCAGGGAAGCGTCCTGGCTGCAACTGGGCGCATATAACGAGGGTTCGTGGGGTGAGGAGTCGGTGCACGTGTCCGACGCACAGGCGGCGGTCGACCTGTTGCGCAGCGAGTTGCGCCCAGGGGACGTCGTACTCGTGAAGGCGTCCCGTTCGGTCGGCCTCGAGAGCGTGGCGCAGGCGCTCGTCGAGACCGGTGCCGAGGGTGAGGTTGCCGCCCGATGA
- a CDS encoding UDP-N-acetylmuramoyl-L-alanyl-D-glutamate--2,6-diaminopimelate ligase, with product MTYPGPPRPVQVSATPLAELAGQLGAARPGQDAEVTGITHDSRAVRPGDLYAALPGARLHGADFVTQAAGLGAVAVLTDPTGAERAAATGLPVLVVDDPRGQMGELAATIYGHPGRDLLQIGITGTSGKTTTAYLVEGGLKTVRSTGLIGTVEMRIGDERIKSERTTPEATDLQALFAVMRERGVEAVAMEVSSHALVLGRVDGCVFDIAVFNNLSPEHMEFHSDMEDYFRAKAQLFTPKRSRLGVINLDDEYGRRLTKEATVPVVTFSAEGHPDADWRAEDVQVGPMDSTFTVIGPQGERISARSPLAGPFNVANTLAAIVSLAVAGLDPQSAADGIAAVPGVPGRLERVDAGQPYLAVVDYAHKTDAVESVLRALRKVTSGRLHIVLGCGGDRDRTKREPMGAAAARLADIAVLTSDNPRSEDPLAILATMLQGAASVPSHERGEVQVFEDRAAAIAAAVARAEPGDTVLVAGKGHEQGQDIAGVVRPFDDRQVLREAIQKTQG from the coding sequence GTGACATATCCCGGGCCGCCCAGGCCGGTCCAGGTCTCCGCCACACCCCTCGCGGAGCTCGCCGGCCAGCTGGGTGCCGCAAGGCCGGGTCAGGACGCGGAGGTCACGGGCATCACCCATGACTCGCGCGCCGTCCGTCCCGGCGATCTGTACGCCGCTCTGCCGGGCGCCCGGCTGCACGGCGCCGACTTCGTCACCCAGGCCGCGGGCCTCGGCGCGGTCGCCGTGCTCACCGACCCGACCGGCGCCGAACGCGCCGCCGCCACGGGCCTGCCCGTGCTGGTCGTGGACGACCCGCGCGGACAGATGGGCGAACTGGCGGCCACGATCTACGGCCACCCCGGCCGCGATCTCCTCCAGATCGGCATCACCGGCACCTCCGGCAAGACCACCACCGCCTATCTCGTCGAGGGCGGCCTGAAGACCGTCCGCTCGACCGGCCTGATCGGCACCGTGGAGATGCGCATCGGCGACGAGCGCATCAAGTCCGAGCGCACCACTCCCGAAGCCACCGACCTCCAGGCCCTGTTCGCCGTCATGCGCGAGCGCGGTGTGGAAGCGGTCGCCATGGAGGTCTCCAGCCATGCGCTGGTCCTCGGCCGGGTCGACGGCTGCGTCTTCGACATCGCGGTCTTCAACAACCTCAGCCCGGAGCACATGGAGTTCCACTCCGACATGGAGGACTACTTCCGGGCCAAGGCGCAGCTGTTCACGCCGAAACGCAGCAGACTCGGTGTGATCAACCTTGACGACGAGTACGGCCGCCGACTCACCAAGGAAGCCACGGTCCCCGTCGTCACCTTCTCCGCCGAGGGCCACCCCGACGCCGACTGGCGGGCCGAGGACGTCCAGGTCGGGCCCATGGACTCGACGTTCACGGTGATCGGCCCGCAGGGTGAGCGGATCAGCGCCCGCTCGCCGCTGGCCGGCCCGTTCAACGTGGCCAACACCCTCGCCGCGATCGTCTCCCTGGCCGTCGCGGGCCTCGACCCGCAGTCCGCCGCCGACGGCATCGCCGCCGTCCCCGGGGTGCCCGGCCGCCTGGAGCGGGTGGACGCGGGCCAGCCCTATCTCGCGGTCGTCGACTACGCCCACAAGACCGACGCCGTCGAATCCGTGCTGCGGGCCCTGCGCAAAGTGACCAGCGGTCGCCTGCACATCGTGCTCGGCTGCGGCGGCGACCGGGACCGGACCAAGCGGGAGCCGATGGGCGCCGCCGCGGCCCGTCTCGCCGACATCGCCGTACTGACCTCCGACAACCCCCGCTCCGAGGACCCCCTCGCGATCCTCGCGACCATGCTCCAGGGCGCGGCGTCCGTGCCCTCCCACGAGCGCGGCGAGGTCCAGGTCTTCGAGGACCGGGCCGCCGCGATCGCCGCCGCCGTCGCCCGGGCCGAGCCCGGGGACACCGTGCTGGTCGCGGGCAAGGGCCATGAGCAGGGCCAGGACATCGCCGGGGTGGTGCGTCCCTTCGACGACCGCCAGGTGCTTCGCGAAGCTATCCAGAAGACCCAGGGATGA